The Crocosphaera subtropica ATCC 51142 genome includes a window with the following:
- a CDS encoding response regulator produces MRILIVEDDPLMQLGLEQALSEHPNFEIIGQAEDGYTGVQQALELKPDLVVMDIGLPRLDGIAATKQIKEQEPNIHVVMLTSHTLQTEVVAALSSGADAYCIKGASLERLLAAIEAAQDGATYLDPQIARLVLDNLKSPNPEPNQNIALLSERELEVLKLIVEGKSNNEIAEDLYLSTNTIKTHVRGIMNKLAVDDRVQAAVVALRSGLV; encoded by the coding sequence ATGCGAATTTTAATTGTCGAAGACGATCCCCTGATGCAACTAGGTTTAGAACAAGCGTTAAGTGAACATCCTAACTTTGAGATTATAGGACAAGCCGAAGACGGCTATACTGGTGTTCAACAAGCGTTGGAACTTAAGCCTGACTTAGTGGTCATGGATATCGGTTTACCTCGTTTAGATGGCATTGCTGCTACTAAACAAATTAAGGAACAAGAACCCAATATTCATGTGGTTATGTTGACTTCTCATACCTTACAAACGGAAGTCGTTGCTGCCTTATCCAGTGGAGCCGATGCCTATTGTATCAAAGGGGCTAGTTTAGAGCGATTATTAGCTGCCATAGAAGCAGCCCAAGATGGGGCGACGTATCTTGATCCTCAAATTGCACGGTTAGTCTTAGATAATTTGAAATCCCCAAACCCAGAACCGAATCAAAATATTGCCCTATTATCGGAACGAGAGTTAGAAGTTTTAAAGTTAATTGTGGAAGGCAAAAGTAACAATGAAATTGCTGAAGATTTATATTTAAGCACCAATACCATTAAAACCCATGTTCGGGGTATTATGAATAAATTGGCGGTTGATGATCGGGTACAAGCCGCCGTTGTTGCTTTGCGATCAGGCTTAGTTTAA